The DNA segment GGTCATCAAGGCCACGGCGATTGACGCGAGCGTCGTGGACGCCGACGGCGTGTATCGCAAGGAAGGGCCGGCGCGCGTGTTCACGAGCGAGCGCGAAGCCATCCGTGCGACCAAGCGCGGCGACATCAAGGCCGGCGACGTGATTGTGCTCGCGGGCGCCGGCCCGATGGGCACGGGGATGGAGGAAACCTACCAACTCACCGGTGCGCTCAAGCACCTGCCCTTCGGCAAGCACGTCGCGCTTGTGACGGACGCGCGCTTCAGCGGCGTCTCGACCGGCGCGTGCATCGGCCACGTCGGCCCCGAGGCGCTCGCGGGCGGCCCCATCGGCAGGCTGCGTGACGGCGATGTGCTGCGCATTGTCGTGGACCGGACCAAGCTCGACGCGACCGTGGATTTCATTGGCGAAGGCGGCCGCAAATTCACTCCCGGGGAAGGCGCGGAGATTCTTGCCGCGCGCGCGCCGCGGGAAGACCTCGCGCCGCATCCGCAATTGCCCGACGACACGCGCCTGTGGGCCGCGCTGCAAGCGGCCAGCGGTGGCACCTGGGGCGGATGCGTGTTCGACGCGGACAGCATCGCTTCGGCGCTCGCCCGCGAGTGACGGCGTGTGGTGCCGATTCGGCCGGAGCACGGCCCGGTTGAAACTTCCGCTTGCGTCGCAGCGCGGGCTCCGAGAAACATCCGGCAGCACTCAGAAATCTTCACCTCCTCGCATCATGTCCATTTGCCCGCCCACTCGCCCGCTCGCCTCGTCGCTCGTCCTCTCCGCCGTCGCCTGCTTCGCCGCCGCGAGTTTCGCGGCGGATCCAAGGAAGGAGGCGCAAAAGTCTCCGCCGCCACCACTGCTGCTTACCAAGCCCACGCTGTCGCAGTCGCACGTGGCGTTCGTCCATGCGCGCGACCTGTGGATCGTGCCACGCTCAGGTGGCGAGGCGCGGCGGCTCACCACGGGGGTCGGCGTGGAGACGGACCCGTTCTTTTCGCCCGACGGCAAGCTCATCGCGTTCACCGGCGAGTATGACGGCAACGTGGATGTTTACACCGTTCCCGCAACGGGCGGCGTGCCGCAGCGGCTGACGTGGCACCCGGGCACGGACACGGTCGCCGGCTGGTCGCCCGACGGGAAGTCCATCCTCTTCCGCTCGGGGCGCGCGAGCTACAACCGCTTCAACCGCCTCTTCACGCTTCCGCTCGACGGCGGGTTCCCGTCCGAACTGCCGCTCGCGATGGCGGAGGAAGGCTGCTTCTCGCCCGACGGCAGGCGCATGGCGTATCTGCCCATCGCGCGGGCGTTCCAATCGTGGAAGCGTTACGCCGGCGGCCGCACGACAAAGATCTGGCTCGCGGACCTCTCCGATTCGCGCATCGAGAAGATCCCGCGCGACAACTCGAATGACTTCAACCCGATGTGGGCAGGCGACAAGGTGTATTTCCTCTCGGACCGCAGCGGCCCAGTGACGTTGTTCAGCTACGACACGAAGACGAAGAAGGTGAAGCAGGAGATGGCGAACGCGGGCCTCGACGTGAAGTCCGCGTCGCTCGGGCCGGGTGCGATCGCGTTCGAGCAGTTCGGCGCGTTGAATCTCTTCGATCTCCGGTCGGCCAAGGCGAAGCGGCTCGACGTGGCGCTCGCGGGCGATTTGCCCGAGCTGCGCGCGCGGTTCGAAAAGGTCGGCACGCGCATCAGCGGCTCCGCGATTTCGCCGACAGGCGCGCGCGCAGTGTTCGAGGCGCGCGGCGACATCTTCACCGTGCCCTCCGAGAAGGGCGACGTGCGCAACCTGACCGCGACGCCCGGCGCCGCCGAGCGCGACCCCGCGTGGTCGCCGGACGGCCGCTGGATCGCGTTCTTCAGCGACGAGTCGGGCGAATACGCGCTGCATCTGCGCGAGCAGTCCGGCCGCGGCGAGGTGCGGAAGATCCCGCTGCCGGAGCCGTCGTTCTACTACAGCCCCGTGTGGTCGCCGGACTCGAAGAAGATCGCGTTCAGCGACAAGCGGCTGAACTTGTGGACGCTCGACATCGAGACGCGCGCGGCGAAGAAGGTGGACACAAACCTGTTCAACTTCGGCGGCAGCGGCTTCAGCCCGGTGTGGTCCGCCGACTCGCGCTGGCTCGCCTACAACAAGCAGCTCCCGACGATGATGCGCGCCATCTTCGTGCACTCGCTCGCCGACGCCACGAGCCGCCAGGTCACCGACGGCATGAGCGACGCGCGCACGCCGGCGTGGGATCGCACGGGCAGATACCTCTACTTCACGGCGAGCACGGACATCGGGCCGAGCATCCAGGGCTTCGAGATGACCAGCTACACGCGGCAGTCCACGCGCAGCATCTACCTCGCCGTGCTGCGGAAGGACCTGCCGTCGCCGTTCCTTCCCGAAAGCGACGAGGAAAAGGTCGAGGAGAAGAAGGACGACGCGAAGCCCGCGGACGCGAAACCCGCCGAGCCCGCCGCCGATGCCGGCAAGGACGGCGCGAAGAAGGCCGCGCCGAGACCTCCCGCCGAGGTGAAGATTGATTTCGACAACATCAGCCAGCGCATCCTCGCGCTGCCGTTGCCGGCGCGGAATTATCTGAACCTCATCGCGGGCAGGACGAACCAGGTGTTCATCCTC comes from the Verrucomicrobiota bacterium genome and includes:
- a CDS encoding protease, which gives rise to MSICPPTRPLASSLVLSAVACFAAASFAADPRKEAQKSPPPPLLLTKPTLSQSHVAFVHARDLWIVPRSGGEARRLTTGVGVETDPFFSPDGKLIAFTGEYDGNVDVYTVPATGGVPQRLTWHPGTDTVAGWSPDGKSILFRSGRASYNRFNRLFTLPLDGGFPSELPLAMAEEGCFSPDGRRMAYLPIARAFQSWKRYAGGRTTKIWLADLSDSRIEKIPRDNSNDFNPMWAGDKVYFLSDRSGPVTLFSYDTKTKKVKQEMANAGLDVKSASLGPGAIAFEQFGALNLFDLRSAKAKRLDVALAGDLPELRARFEKVGTRISGSAISPTGARAVFEARGDIFTVPSEKGDVRNLTATPGAAERDPAWSPDGRWIAFFSDESGEYALHLREQSGRGEVRKIPLPEPSFYYSPVWSPDSKKIAFSDKRLNLWTLDIETRAAKKVDTNLFNFGGSGFSPVWSADSRWLAYNKQLPTMMRAIFVHSLADATSRQVTDGMSDARTPAWDRTGRYLYFTASTDIGPSIQGFEMTSYTRQSTRSIYLAVLRKDLPSPFLPESDEEKVEEKKDDAKPADAKPAEPAADAGKDGAKKAAPRPPAEVKIDFDNISQRILALPLPARNYLNLIAGRTNQVFILERPERGGGGRGAAAEPAGLTLSKYDVARRKLDPVATGLGAFELSANLEKALIRVGERWAIASAGAGPMKTDEGTLRTADMELRIEPQAEWTQMFREVWRIERDFFYAPNHHGLDLKATEKQYEPWLAGLSCRDDLNYLFQEMLGELSVGHLYVQGGDRPDAKRVRGGLLGADFKIENGRYRFERVYNGESWNPQLRAPLTQPGVNVVAGEYLLAVNGRNVAAPQDNVYRLFEATSGRSVLLRVGPNADGAGSREVTVVPVDDETSLRTLAWVEDNRRKVDAMSGGRLAYIHLPDTATGGFTFFNRYYFAQVNKDGAVIDERFNRGGQAATYIIDYLKQDLLNYWATRDGMDMPTPVGALRGPKAMLVNEYAGSGGDLMPWYFRKQGIGPLIGQRTWGGLVGIGGYPTLVDGGTVTAPHFAFWNPDGKWEIENFGVAPDIEVEFDPAAVRAGKDPQLEKAVEVLLEKLKQNPPVKHQRPPYPDYHKPPVKTSVPAGGGR